DNA from Mesotoga sp. UBA6090:
ATTTTCGCAGATATAACCGGTTACAAAATGAGACAGGTATCCAGTCTAGTTGAAGCACCGTTTGGAGATGCCTTCCTTGCAGGGCTGGGTGTTGGATTGATAGACAAGCCGGAAAGAATAAAAGAGTGGGTGAAGTTTCGAGATCCGATAAGTCCAAATTTCAAAAATCAGAAGGTTTACGAGAAACAGTACTTGATTTTCCGCGAGCTCTATGAAAAAACGAAGGAGATAATGTGGAAGCTGCACTAGGAACGGGAAAGGGGTTGGGGCCAGGAAGACAGGATGCTTAGGCGAGAATCCCGTCAGATGACACATTACCGGGTGGAGCATCAACAGCAATCCCCTAGCCTTATCGTAACTTCGGCCCGAATCTGTGCCCCAGGCCCAGTCTGGCTGATAATTGTTTGCTTTAGCTGACTGGTTAAGGTACTTTTTTCTTCCCGGCTGTTTGCTGAGAGGCGTATCAGCGGTTTAGTCGTGACGGGTATGTAACCCTGTTAATTTCACTAGCTCCGCCGATTCTCGTACGTCCACGAAGTGAAGACTTAAGATCAAGAGCTCCAGGAAATGATTTACGCTATATGGTCTGAGATATAGAATTAAGAACTTACCTTCATGGTGAGGGGTCCGCGATGTGATGAAAGAGATTTGAACAACGAGGATTCACCTTTGGCAGGGAAGAGCAACCGGCAAAAACGGCGCTCCATACTCTCAGGGGCCCGACTATCTGTTTTGTCGACTGGCAGCGCTGAGAGAAAAACATAGTCAAGAGTGAGAGGCTCACAGAGATCCTGATCATTCAACGGCTCACCTGTAACCAATAAGATCGGCAAACAGAGGAAGTATGAGCGATAAATCATTCCTGGATTGCAACCTGGAACCTTTAGCTGACATCAAAACTTTCTGGATGAATGGTTGTATTTCAAAAAGGAGGACTGATTACTATTATTAGAGACCTTGAGGTGTGGTTCATAACAGGAAGTCAGGAACTGTATGGAAAGGAAGTACTGAAAAAGGTTGAAGAAAACTCGAAGAAATTAGTCGATGCACTCAACGATGCAATTTCCACTCCTATAAAGATTGCCTGGAAACCGGTGTTGAAAGATGCAAATCAGATAAAGAAAGTAATTGATGAAGCTAACTCCAGCAAAGCCTGCATAGGGTTAATAGCCTGGATGCACACGTTTTCACCCGCGAAGATGTGGATTGCCGGACTGAAATCACTTGAAAAGCCTTTCCTTCACTTCCATACTCAGTTCGAGCAGAAGATACCCTGGAATACCATCGATATGGACTACATGAACACAAACCAGTCCGCCCACGGAGGAAGGGAGTTTGGCTTCATCTCTGCAAGGCTTGAACTCAAGCGCAAAGTCATCGCAGGACACTGGAGCGACTCTAAGGTCATATCAAAGCTGGAAGACTGGATTAGGGCAGCGCTCGGCTGGAATGAAGCTCATACACTCAAGATTGCAAGACTTGGCGACAATATGAGAGATGTTGCAGTTACTGAGGGAAACAAGGTCGACGCTCAGATTGACTTTGGTTATGAAGTTCATGGCTTCGCGGTTGGTGACTACATCGAGGGATACTTCAAACAAGTCAAGAGAAGCGAAGCTGAGAAACTCGTGAATAGGTACCAGGAGGAATACCCTATCAAGAAATCAACGGTCTCCGAAGAAGTCTTTCAGGCATCTATAAGGGAAGCCGCAAGAATAGAGATCGCACTCCGGAGATTTCTGGAAGAGGGCGGCTTCAAAGCATTCACAACCACTTTTCAGGACCTCCACGGAATGAGACAGCTTCCGGGAATTGCGGTACAGAGACTCATGAGAGACGGTTACGGATTCGGAGGTGAAGGTGACTGGAAGTCTGCGGCTCTAGTAAGAATTATGAAAGTGATGGCCGAAGGCATCGATGTTGGAACCTCCTTCATCGAAGACTACATTTATCATTTCGAACCGGGGAACATAAAAGAACTGGGATCTCACATGCTGGAAGTCTGTGAATCCATAGCGGACGGTACACCTTCTCTGGAAGTGCATCCCCTTTCGATTGGAGGGAAAGAACCTCCCGCGAGACTGGTATTCAATGCGAAGGAAGGGCCTGCCGTCCAGGCCTGCATAGTCGAGTTTGGAGACAGGTTCAGGATGATAGTCAATGAACTTGAAGTAGTGAAGCAGGACGATGATATGCCGAAGCTTCCTGTTGCAAGGGCATTATGGGTTCCAAAACCGGATCTGGCAACAGCAGCGACCGCGTGGATACTTGCCGGCGGGGCACACCATTCAAGTATGAGCTACACTGTTACTGCGGAACAGCTTGAAGATCTTAGTGACATGTTTGGAATTGAGATAGTAGTAATTGACGATAAAACGGATATCACAGAGTTCAAAAAGGAGCTTAGATACAACGAGCTATACTACAAGTTGAAGAAGCTGTAATTTGCAGGTTCAAATCGCTGAAAGTGTACGCTAATCTCTAGGTAGGGGGAATCCTATGCTACATGAACTGAAAGAGGAAGTCTACAGAGCAAATGTTGCGCTCATTGAATCTGGACTGGTAAAACTCACGTGGGGAAACGCAAGCGGAATCTCCAGAAAGGAGCGTCTCGTAGTTATTAAGCCGAGCGGGGTAGACTACTCCGATCTTTCCCCCGACAATATGGTTGTTGTAGACCTTGAAGGAAGAGTGGTCGAAGGAGAGCTGATGCCTTCTTCCGACACTCCAACTCACGTCCTTCTTTACAGATGCTTCGGCGAAATCGGCGGTGTAGTCCATACCCACTCAACCTGGGCAACTTCGTGGGCACAGGCAGGAAAAAGCATTCCCTGCTTCGGAACAACTCACGCCGATCACTTCTACAATGAAGTACCCTGTACGGGATTGCTGAACGCCGAAGAGACCGAGACTGATTATGAGTTGAACACAGGCAGAGTAATCGAAGAAACTTTTTCCGAGAGAGATTACCTAGAAACCCCC
Protein-coding regions in this window:
- the araA gene encoding L-arabinose isomerase gives rise to the protein MVVFQKGGLITIIRDLEVWFITGSQELYGKEVLKKVEENSKKLVDALNDAISTPIKIAWKPVLKDANQIKKVIDEANSSKACIGLIAWMHTFSPAKMWIAGLKSLEKPFLHFHTQFEQKIPWNTIDMDYMNTNQSAHGGREFGFISARLELKRKVIAGHWSDSKVISKLEDWIRAALGWNEAHTLKIARLGDNMRDVAVTEGNKVDAQIDFGYEVHGFAVGDYIEGYFKQVKRSEAEKLVNRYQEEYPIKKSTVSEEVFQASIREAARIEIALRRFLEEGGFKAFTTTFQDLHGMRQLPGIAVQRLMRDGYGFGGEGDWKSAALVRIMKVMAEGIDVGTSFIEDYIYHFEPGNIKELGSHMLEVCESIADGTPSLEVHPLSIGGKEPPARLVFNAKEGPAVQACIVEFGDRFRMIVNELEVVKQDDDMPKLPVARALWVPKPDLATAATAWILAGGAHHSSMSYTVTAEQLEDLSDMFGIEIVVIDDKTDITEFKKELRYNELYYKLKKL
- a CDS encoding L-ribulose-5-phosphate 4-epimerase, with protein sequence MLHELKEEVYRANVALIESGLVKLTWGNASGISRKERLVVIKPSGVDYSDLSPDNMVVVDLEGRVVEGELMPSSDTPTHVLLYRCFGEIGGVVHTHSTWATSWAQAGKSIPCFGTTHADHFYNEVPCTGLLNAEETETDYELNTGRVIEETFSERDYLETPGVLVAGHAPFTWGKDVLDAVKNGIILEEIAKMACLSLLINAETNILPKHIMDKHYFRKHGKDAYYGQNAKNK